A region from the Spea bombifrons isolate aSpeBom1 chromosome 7, aSpeBom1.2.pri, whole genome shotgun sequence genome encodes:
- the LOC128501355 gene encoding gamma-crystallin 1-like: MGKIIFYEDRDFQGRSYECNSDCSDLHCYFNYCNSVRVENGDWILYEHPNYTGHQYFLRKGEYPDFQRWFGYNDQIRSCRVINQYQDKFRIRIYERENFRGKTMEFTDDCPNVFILFHFRDIHSCNVLEGHWIFYEQQDFRGRQYYLKPKEYKRCTDWGALTPRVGSLRRVQELNQDD, from the exons ATGGGAAAG ATAATTTTTTATGAGGACAGGGACTTCCAGGGACGTTCATATGAGTGTAACTCCGACTGCTCAGATCTTCACTGTTACTTCAATTACTGCAACTCTGTTCGTGTTGAGAATGGCGACTGGATTCTTTATGAGCACCCTAACTACACAGGACATCAATACTTTCTACGAAAAGGGGAATACCCTGATTTCCAGAGATGGTTTGGATACAACGATCAAATCCGCTCTTGTCGAGTGATCAATCAG TACCAGGACAAATTCAGGATCAGGATCTATGAAAGAGAAAATTTCCGAGGTAAAACGATGGAATTTACTGATGACTGTCCCAATGTCTTCATATTATTCCACTTCCGTGATATCCATTCCTGCAATGTTCTTGAAGGGCATTGGATTTTCTATGAACAACAAGATTTTAGAGGACGCCAATATTACTTAAAACCTAAAGAATATAAAAGATGCACAGACTGGGGAGCTCTAACACCAAGAGTTGGTTCTCTCAGAAGAGTGCAAGAATTAAATCAAGATGATTAA
- the LOC128501370 gene encoding gamma-crystallin 1-like, which produces MGKITFYEDKNFKGRSYECSSDNNDLHSHFSRCNSIKVDNGSWMIYEQANNKGHQYFLKKGEYPDYQHWMGFNDTISSCHMIPLHTGSFVIRLYEKEDFRGEMVEFNEDCPHVYKDFNYHDIHSCNVLEGHWIFYEEPNYRGRQFYLRPGEYKKFSDWGASNARVGSMKRVQDFY; this is translated from the exons ATGGGAAAG atcacattttatgaagacAAGAACTTCAAAGGCCGCTCTTACGAGTGCAGCAGTGACAACAATGACCTACACTCCCACTTCAGTCGTTGCAACTCCATCAAAGTGGACAATGGCTCTTGGATGATTTATGAGCAGGCAAACAACAAGGGCCACCAGTATTTTCTTAAGAAAGGAGAATACCCTGACTACCAACACTGGATGGGATTTAATGACACCATCAGTTCTTGCCACATGATCCCTCTG CATACTGGATCATTTGTGATCAGACTGTACGAAAAAGAAGACTTCAGAGGTGAGATGGTCGAATTCAATGAAGACTGTCCACATGTCTACAAGGATTTCAATTACCATGATATTCACTCCTGCAACGTTCTTGAAGGCCACTGGATATTTTATGAGGAACCCAACTACAGAGGACGTCAGTTCTACCTGAGACCTGGAGAGTACAAGAAATTCAGCGATTGGGGAGCCTCTAATGCTAGAGTTGGATCCATGAAAAGAGTTCAAGATTTTtactag
- the LOC128501365 gene encoding gamma-crystallin-3-like, which produces MGKIIFYEDKNFQGRSYECSSDCSDLSSYFSRCNSIRVENGNWILYEQPNYKGYQYYLRRGEYPDFQQWLGFNDSIRSCHLTTQHRGPFIIKVYEKEDFKGQMMEFTEDCPCVFEKFRFHDIQSCHVLDGHWMFYEEPNYKGRQYYLKPGEYRRYTNWGAMNARVGSFRRVQHLY; this is translated from the exons ATGGGAAAG ATCATCTTCTACGAGGACAAAAACTTCCAGGGCCGCTCTTATGAGTGCAGCTCTGACTGTTCTGATCTGTCCTCCTACTTCAGCCGTTGCAATTCCATCCGAGTGGAAAATGGAAACTGGATACTCTATGAGCAACCCAACTACAAAGGTTACCAGTATTACCTTAGGAGAGGAGAATATCCTGATTTTCAACAATGGCTTGGCTTTAATGACTCTATCAGATCCTGTCATTTAACCACTCAA CACCGTGGACCTTTTATAATCAAGGTTTATGAGAAAGAAGACTTCAAAGGCCAAATGATGGAGTTTACTGAAGATTGCCCATGTGTCTTTGAGAAGTTCCGTTTCCATGACATCCAGTCCTGCCATGTGCTTGATGGCCATTGGATGTTCTATGAGGAGCCAAATTACAAAGGCCGTCAGTATTACCTGAAACCTGGAGAGTACAGGAGATACACCAACTGGGGTGCCATGAATGCCAGAGTTGGATCCTTCAGACGTGTTCAGCATCTATACTGA
- the LOC128501359 gene encoding gamma-crystallin 1-like, which translates to MGKIIFYEDKGFQGRSYECSADCTDLSSYFNRCNSIRVENGNWVLYEHPNYKGHQYYLRRGEYPDFQQWMGFNDSIRSCHLTPQHRGPFIIRVYEKEDFKGQMMEFTEDCPHVFEQFHYHDIHSCNVLDGQWVFYEEPNYRGRQYYLRPGEYRRYNEWGAANSRVGSFRRVQHVY; encoded by the exons ATGGGGAAG ATCATCTTTTATGAAGACAAAGGTTTCCAGGGTCGCTCTTATGAGTGCAGTGCTGACTGCACTGACCTGTCTTCATACTTCAACCGTTGCAACTCCATCCGTGTAGAAAATGGAAACTGGGTACTCTATGAGCACCCCAACTACAAGGGCCACCAATACTATCTTAGGAGAGGAGAATACCCTGACTTCCAGCAATGGATGGGTTTCAATGACTCTATCAGGTCTTGTCACTTAACACCTCAA CACCGTGGCCCATTCATCATTAGAGTTTATGAGAAGGAAGATTTCAAAGGTCAGATGATGGAGTTTACTGAAGACTGTCCCCATGTGTTTGAGCAGTTCCATTACCATGACATCCACTCTTGCAATGTGCTTGATGGCCAGTGGGTGTTTTATGAGGAACCCAACTACAGAGGACGCCAATACTACCTGAGACCTGGAGAGTACAGGAGATACAACGAATGGGGAGCTGCTAACTCTAGAGTTGGCTCATTTAGACGAGTTCAGCACGTCTATTAA
- the LOC128501376 gene encoding gamma-crystallin 1-like, translated as MVKITFYEDRNFQGRSYECNSDNPDISTYLSRCNSIRVENGNWILYEHPNYRGNQYFLRKGEYPNFQQWMGFNDSIRSCRLTPQHRGPFQLRIYERQDFRGQMMEFTEDCPNVYEQFRYHDIHSCHVLDGHWVFYEEPNYRGRQYYLRPGEYRKYTDWGAMNPRIGSFKRVQYY; from the exons ATGGTCAAG ATCACCTTCTACGAGGATCGGAACTTCCAGGGTCGTTCCTATGAGTGCAACTCTGACAATCCAGACATCTCTACCTATCTGAGTCGCTGCAATTCCATTAGAGTAGAAAATGGGAATTGGATTCTCTATGAACATCCCAATTACAGAGGAAACCAGTACTTCCTTAGGAAAGGAGAATATCCCAACTTTCAACAATGGATGGGATTTAACGACTCCATAAGATCTTGTCGTCTTACTCCACAG CATCGTGGTCCATTCCAGTTGAGGATCTATGAAAGACAAGATTTCCGAGGTCAGATGATGGAGTTCACTGAAGACTGTCCTAATGTCTATGAGCAATTCCGTTACCATGACATCCATTCATGCCATGTGCTTGATGGCCATTGGGTTTTCTATGAAGAGCCCAACTACAGAGGACGTCAGTATTACCTGAGACCAGGAGAGTACAGGAAATACACTGACTGGGGAGCTATGAACCCCAGAATTGGATCCTTCAAAAGAGTTCAGTATTATTAG
- the LOC128501375 gene encoding gamma-crystallin 1-like, producing the protein MVKITFFEDRGFQGRSYECNSDNPDISSYLSRCNSIRVENGNWILYEQPNYRGHQYFLRKGEYPNFQQWMGFNDSIRSCRLTPQHRGPFQLRIYEREDFQGQMMEFTEDCPSVHEQFRYHDIHSCRVLDGHWVFYEEPNYRGRQYYLRPGDYRKYTDWGAMNPRIGSFRRVQYY; encoded by the exons ATGGTTAAG ATCACCTTCTTCGAGGACAGAGGTTTCCAGGGCCGCTCCTATGAGTGCAACTCTGACAATCCAGACATCTCATCATATCTGAGTCGCTGCAATTCCATCAGAGTGGAAAATGGGAATTGGATTCTTTATGAACAACCCAATTACAGAGGACACCAATACTTCCTTAGAAAAGGAGAATATCCCAACTTTCAACAATGGATGGGATTTAATGACTCTATCAGATCCTGTCGCCTGACTCCACAG CATCGGGGGCCATTCCAGTTGAGGATCTATGAGAGAGAAGATTTCCAAGGTCAGATGATGGAGTTCACTGAAGATTGTCCTAGTGTCCATGAGCAATTCCGTTACCATGACATCCATTCATGCCGCGTGCTTGATGGCCATTGGGTTTTCTATGAAGAACCCAACTACAGGGGACGTCAGTATTACCTGAGACCAGGAGATTACAGGAAATACACTGACTGGGGAGCTATGAACCCCAGAATTGGATCCTTCAGGAGAGTTCAGTATTATTAG